Proteins encoded in a region of the Ranitomeya imitator isolate aRanImi1 chromosome 9, aRanImi1.pri, whole genome shotgun sequence genome:
- the EFEMP2 gene encoding EGF-containing fibulin-like extracellular matrix protein 2, with the protein MMYFFLLLGVLLVPSIQQETDEANTFTECTDGYEWDAERQHCKDINECLTIPDACKGEMKCINHYGGYLCLPRSASVISDTNTDPGTAGAPNPNTGPGVDQRENPCPNGYQPDSQGLGTCVDVNECEYEMDDCLPSQECVNIPGGFHCKCPEGYRKIGNECVDIDECRYRYCQHRCVNSPGSFTCQCEPGFQLASNNRSCVDVNECSMGAPCQQRCYNTYGTFLCRCNQGFELDNDGYTCNDIDECSYSSYLCQHQCVNEPGRFSCICPEGYQLLGTRLCQDINECETGTNTCTDQQTCVNFHGGYRCVENNLCIEPYIQVSDNRCMCPGSNPLCRDEPGSILYRYMSITSDRSAPSDIFQIQATSVYPGAYNTFQIRSGNEQGDFYIRQINNISAMVVLARPIKGPQEFILDLEMLTSNSLFSYRSSSVLRLTIFVGAHSF; encoded by the exons ATGATGTATTTCTTTTTACTACTCGGTGTCCTTCTGGTTCCCAGCATCCAACAAGAAACCGACGAGGCAAACACCTTCACG GAGTGCACGGATGGATATGAGTGGGATGCAGAAAGGCAGCACTGCAAAG ATATTAATGAATGCTTGACCATTCCTGATGCCTGCAAGGGTGAAATGAAATGTATTAATCATTATGGAGGTTACCTGTGCCTCCCTCGCTCCGCCTCGGTGATAAGCGACACCAATACGGACCCTGGGACTGCCGGAGCGCCAAACCCAAACACAGGTCCTGGAGTTGATCAAAGAGAAAACCCGTGTCCAAATGGTTACCAACCGGACTCTCAAGGGTTAGGCACCTGTGTAG ATGTAAATGAATGTGAATATGAAATGGATGACTGTCTTCCCAGCCAAGAGTGCGTAAATATCCCAGGCGGGTTCCATTGTAAGTGTCCGGAGGGCTACAGGAAGATTGGAAATGAGTGTGTAG ACATTGATGAATGCCGCTACAGATACTGTCAGCATCGCTGCGTGAACTCGCCTGGATCGTTCACCTGTCAGTGTGAGCCGGGATTCCAGCTGGCATCTAACAACCGCTCGTGCGTGG ATGTCAACGAGTGCTCCATGGGCGCGCCGTGCCAGCAGCGCTGCTATAACACCTATGGCACCTTTCTCTGCCGCTGTAATCAGGGCTTTGAGCTGGACAATGATGGGTATACCTGCAACG ACATCGATGAGTGCAGTTACTCCAGCTATTTGTGCCAGCATCAGTGTGTGAACGAGCCGGGGCGCTTCTCCTGCATTTGCCCAGAGGGATACCAGTTGTTGGGGACTCGTCTGTGTCAAG ATATCAATGAATGCGAGACAGGAACCAACACCTGCACAGACCAACAAACCTGCGTCAACTTCCATGGAGGCTACCGCTGCGTGGAAAATAACCTTTGTATTGAGCCTTATATACAAGTGTCTGACAA CCGATGTATGTGCCCGGGCAGCAACCCGCTGTGCCGCGATGAGCCTGGTTCAATATTGTATCGGTACATGAGCATCACATCGGACCGCAGTGCACCCTCCGACATATTCCAAATCCAGGCGACCAGTGTGTATCCCGGAGCGTACAACACCTTCCAGATTCGGTCAGGAAATGAGCAGGGTGACTTCTACATTAGG caaATAAACAACATCAGTGCGATGGTGGTCCTGGCCCGTCCCATCAAAGGTCCCCAAGAGTTCATTCTGGATCTTGAAATGCTGACCTCCAACTCCCTCTTCAGCTACCGCTCTAGCTCTGTCCTGAGACTCACCATTTTTGTGGGTGCACATTCCTTCTAG